CTTGGAAAAGCTGGTGAGAAATAAAAAAATATTGGAGATTGAAAGTTCTTATCCACGAATGGTTTTAACAGGATTCGAGGCGCTAAAAAAAGAACTTGAAGGCCAAGTCATCAAAGATATCCAGCGCCGTGGGAAGTACTTGCTTTTTGATTTTGGCCAGTGGACCTTGATTTCCCATTTACGTATGGAGGGGAAATATCGGGTGGAACCCCAGGACTTTGTAAAACAAAAGCATGATCATGTCTTTGTCAAGTTTTCAGATGCGACACTTATTTATGCAGATGTCCGCAAGTTTGGGACTTGGGAATTATTGAAAAGTCAGGATGTTGAACGTTATTTCATTTCGAAAAAGATTGGCCCAGAGCCCAGCTTTGAAACCTTTGATGAGGGGATTTTTGCTGAAAAACTAAAGAAATCGAAAAAAAAGATAAAACCTTATCTTTTAGATCAGACTTTAGTTGCTGGGCTAGGAAACATCTATGTTGATGAGGTACTTTGGCGTTCACAAGTGCATCCTGAAATGTTGGCTTCAGCCTTGAGTGAATCTCAAATTCACCGCATTCATGATTATACGATTGACGTCCTCCAAACGGCAGTTGAACGTGGAGGTTCTAGTATACGGACTTATAAAAATGCAATGGGTGAGGAAGGAAGTATGCAGGAATTGCTCATGGTTTATGGCAAGCAAGGGCAACTTTGTCCGAATTGCCAGCACGCGGTGATTGAAAAGATAAAGGTCGCAGGACGCGGCTCACATTTTTGTCCATATTGTCAAAAAGTATAGTGAAAACTTCAATTTTTTACGTACTAAAATATGCGGTGCAATCAGTTTCAAACAAATTTAAAAATGCTATAATATAAAGAGCAAGAGATTAACGGAGAAAATAATGGCTACAAAGAAAAAGAAAAAATTAGAAGATATCACAAAAAAATATGGTGCAGAACGTGAAAAAGCGTTAAAAGATGCGCTTGACCTTATCGAAAAGGATTTTGGTAAAGGTTCTTTGATGCGTTTGGGTGAAGCTGCGAGCCAAAAAGTTCAAGTGACAAGTTCAGGAAGCTTGGCTTTGGATATTGCACTTGGTGCCGGTGGTTATCCTAAAGGTCGTATCATCGAAATCTACGGACCAGAAAGTTCTGGTAAGACTACGGTTGCGTTGCATGCGGTTGCTCAAGTGCAAGCCGAAGGCGGGATTGCTGCCTTTATCGATGCGGAGCACGCTTTGGATCCTGTCTATGCTGCAGCGATCGGTGTCGACATTGACCAACTTCTTTTGTCACAACCTGACTATGGTGAACAAGGCTTACAAATTGCTGAAAAATTGATTGAATCTGGTGCAGTGGACCTTGTTGTTGTCGACTCTGTTGCTGCCTTGACACCCCGTGCCGAAATTGACGGTGAAATCGGAGATTCGACAGTTGGTTTGCAAGCACGTATGATGAGTCAAGCCATGCGTAAGCTTGCTGCAGGCATCAACAAAACAAAAACAACAGCAATCTTTATCAACCAATTGCGTGAAAAAGTTGGTGTTATGTTTGGGAGTCCTGAAACAACACCTGGTGGTCGTGCCTTGAAATTCTATGCTTCTGTACGTTTAGATGTTCGTGGCAGCACAAAAATCGAAGAAGGTTCCGGTGACAACAAAACAGCCATTGGTAAATTAACGAAGATTAAAGTCGTTAAAAACAAAGTTGCGCCACCGTTTAAAGTTGCTTTAGTAGACATCATGTTTGGCGAAGGTATTTCTAAAACAGGTGAACTCTTAACCATTGCCGTTGAAGAAGGCATTGTGAAGAAAGCAGGGGCTTGGTTCTCTTATAATGATGAAAAAATCGGTCAAGGTGCGGAGAAAGCGAAAGCCTTCCTTAAAGATAATCCTGAAATTTTCAATGAAATCGACCGTAAAGTACGTCAAAATCACGGTTTGACTGAAGGTGATGAAGCGGATGAAAAAGAAGAGGTTAAACCAGCAAAAGCAGATGAAAAAGCAAAAGTTGAAGCTGCTGGCGTAGAAGAAATCGAGCTTGAATTAGAATAAATAAAAAAACTTCTGTATTCAGAAGTTTTTTTATTTATAAGTCAACTGTTTTTTCTTTACGTAGATAAGAAATAATCCCGAAGACGACGATCCAGATTGCTGAACCAATTGCTGGTATACGTGTATCTTTGAAGAAGAAGAGGGAAATAAAGATCAAGCCAAATGCGACGATAGTTACTGGAACTAAGACGTTTGGCATTGGAACCTTAAAGCCGTCTTCAAGATACTCGCTTGATTTTCTATATTTTGTATAAGCAATCAAGGTCATGATATAAACAATCAAGAAGAGATTAGTCGCA
This window of the Lactococcus garvieae subsp. garvieae genome carries:
- the mutM gene encoding DNA-formamidopyrimidine glycosylase, producing the protein MPELPEVENVRRGLEKLVRNKKILEIESSYPRMVLTGFEALKKELEGQVIKDIQRRGKYLLFDFGQWTLISHLRMEGKYRVEPQDFVKQKHDHVFVKFSDATLIYADVRKFGTWELLKSQDVERYFISKKIGPEPSFETFDEGIFAEKLKKSKKKIKPYLLDQTLVAGLGNIYVDEVLWRSQVHPEMLASALSESQIHRIHDYTIDVLQTAVERGGSSIRTYKNAMGEEGSMQELLMVYGKQGQLCPNCQHAVIEKIKVAGRGSHFCPYCQKV
- the recA gene encoding recombinase RecA; protein product: MATKKKKKLEDITKKYGAEREKALKDALDLIEKDFGKGSLMRLGEAASQKVQVTSSGSLALDIALGAGGYPKGRIIEIYGPESSGKTTVALHAVAQVQAEGGIAAFIDAEHALDPVYAAAIGVDIDQLLLSQPDYGEQGLQIAEKLIESGAVDLVVVDSVAALTPRAEIDGEIGDSTVGLQARMMSQAMRKLAAGINKTKTTAIFINQLREKVGVMFGSPETTPGGRALKFYASVRLDVRGSTKIEEGSGDNKTAIGKLTKIKVVKNKVAPPFKVALVDIMFGEGISKTGELLTIAVEEGIVKKAGAWFSYNDEKIGQGAEKAKAFLKDNPEIFNEIDRKVRQNHGLTEGDEADEKEEVKPAKADEKAKVEAAGVEEIELELE